The stretch of DNA CGCAGGCAGATGGAAACGCAGCAGCAATATGGTATTTCTTGCCTTCAGGTGAAGTGACGCCCAAGATCAACATGTGCTCAGCCAACCACCCTTGGTCGCGACCCATATTGGATGCAATGCGCAATGCAAAACATTTTTTACCTAATAAAGCGTTGCCACCGTAACCAGATCCGAAAGACCAAATCTCGCGAGTTTCTGGATAGTGAACGATGTACTTGGTTTTGTTATTGGGCCACGCAACATCTTTTTCACCAGCAACCAAAGGCTTGCCAACAGTATGGATACAGGGAACGAACTCACCAGTAGCGCCTAGCTGGTCAATCACTGCTTTACCCATGCGAGTCATCAAACGCATGTTGATAGCAACATATGGGCTATCAGAAAGTTCAACACCAATGTGTGCAATTGGGGAGCCAATTGGGCCCATTGAGAATGGCACTACATACATTGTTCTGCCGCGCATACAACCATCAAATAACGGCTGGAGAGTGGCACGCATTTCACTTGGCTCCACCCAATTATTGGTTGGGCCCGCATCATCTTTATTTGCAGAGCAGATAAAAGTGCGGTCTTCTACGCGAGCTACGTCATCTGGATCTGATAGTGCTAAGAAAGCATTTTTGCGCTTCGCAGGGTTTAGGCGCTTGAACACACCTGCACTTACCAACAACTCACAAAATTCATCATATTCAGCCTGTGAGCCATCACACCAGCGAATTTTATCTGGCTTGGTTAGGGCGGCTATATCTGCAACCCATTGAATCAATTTCTGGTTTTTAACGTACTCAGGCGCATTGGTGTTGATGGTCATGTGAATCCTATGAAATGTAATATTTTTGATCGCATTATTTTAACATTTTGGACGTCTTTTTTATGCATAAGCCTGCTAAGAACGAATCCTTTATTTACCAATACAAAATTGGCTAAATATCTTGCCTAAAAGATCGTCTGGGAGCAGTTTCCCAGTAATTTGTCCAAGTTGATCTTGTGCTAAACGGAGCTCTTCTGCAAACAACTCCAGCGATATATTGCCATTAGCGGCAAATTGTTGGGATTGATCTAGGTGCTTAGCAGCCCTATCTAGGCAGTCTAAATGCCGCCTACGCGCCACAATGACACCGTCTTGAGAACCACCCCAACCTACGAGCTCCAATATTTTCTGTTTTAAGGCCTCGATACCTTGACCCGTCTTGGCTGAAATGAATAAGGTTTGATTTTCATCTTGGGCAGAAATGGGGTTGCCCAATAAGTCCGACTTGTTATTGACCTCCAGCACAGGGCACTTTGGGGGGAGCGCTTTTAGTATTTGGCTTTTTAACTCTAAAATTTCAGTGGCCGCCGTTGTTTCTGAAGAGCTTGGATCTTGGAGAAAAATAACCAGGTCCGCCGCCCCAATAGCTTCCCACGATCTTTCGATACCTTTTGCCTCAACTAAATCACTGGTCGCGCGTAAGCCTGCGGTATCAATAATATGCATAGGAACACCGCTGATGGTAATGCTCTCCTTCACACGATCTCTTGTGGTTCCGGCGATAGGCGTAACAATAGCGACCTCCTCGCCGGCCAGTCGATTAAGAAGAGAACTTTTGCCAACGTTAGGCGCGCCAGCCAAAACCAGCTGAATGCCGTCACGCAAAATCTTGCCCTGTTTCGCCCCCTCCCTTAATGCAGACAACTTTCGCATCACAGCGCTTAGGCGTTCACGAGCTTGGGCATTCTCCAAGAACTCAATCTCCTCCTCAGGAAAGTCC from Polynucleobacter duraquae encodes:
- the mnmE gene encoding tRNA uridine-5-carboxymethylaminomethyl(34) synthesis GTPase MnmE, which encodes MTRKLPIIALATAPGKAGIGVIRISGPQLLPMAKALFNKALTPRQANLLTLRDAQGESIDQLLAIYFAAPASFTGEDVLELQCHGGPQLLELVMKRCLELGKDQGLVIAEPGEFSLRAYLNNKIDLAQAEAIADLIDAQSAAAVRGAARSLQGAFSNDINSLIEEITQLRILVESTLDFPEEEIEFLENAQARERLSAVMRKLSALREGAKQGKILRDGIQLVLAGAPNVGKSSLLNRLAGEEVAIVTPIAGTTRDRVKESITISGVPMHIIDTAGLRATSDLVEAKGIERSWEAIGAADLVIFLQDPSSSETTAATEILELKSQILKALPPKCPVLEVNNKSDLLGNPISAQDENQTLFISAKTGQGIEALKQKILELVGWGGSQDGVIVARRRHLDCLDRAAKHLDQSQQFAANGNISLELFAEELRLAQDQLGQITGKLLPDDLLGKIFSQFCIGK